Within Streptomyces roseirectus, the genomic segment CGGGGTGAGTACCCGTCAACTCACCGTCGCGCAGGGCGCCGCGCTGGCCGCGATCGTCAACATCCCGTCGTACTACGAGAAGGCGGGCTCCGATCCCCGGGTGACCGCGCGGCTCCAGGACCGCTGGGCGTGGGTGCTCGACGCGATGGAGGCGGGCGGGGCGATCACGTCGGCGCAGCGCGCCGGGGCCGTCTTCCCGGCGTTCCGGTTCTATCCGCCGGGGACGACCGAGGGTCAGCGGCAGTACATGATCGACGTCGCGGCGAAGGAGGCGGCGAAGCAACTCGGCATCTCCGGCGACGAGTTGGCGCGGGGCGGGTACACCGTGCGGACCACCTTCGACCTCGCGCTGCAGGATGCCGCGACCGAGTCCGTGAAGGGCCTCAAGGGCCGCGCGGGGACCCGGCCGCACTCCGCCGTCGTGGCGATCCGGCCCGGCGACGGGGCGGTGCGGCTGCTGTACGGCGGCGCGGACTACGCGCGCCAGCCGTTCAACGACGCGGTCGACGGCGCCGTCGAGGCGGGGACGGCCACGGAGCCGTTCGGCCGGGTCCGACTCGGCGCGCCGCTGGCCGAGTTGGGGAAGTCCGCCGCGCCGACTCCGCTGAAGCTGGCCTCCGCGTACGCGGCGGTCGCGGCGGACGGTGTGTACGCGGCGCCCTACACGGTCGCGTCGGTCAGCCGGGGCGGGCGGACGCTCTTCACCGCGCGGCCCTCGGTGCGGCGGGTGCTCGCGGAGAAGGAGGCGTTCGTGGCGAACGCGACGATGTTCGACTGGCCGAGGCCCGGGGAGAGCGCGGCCGGGGAGTCGTACTTCACCGCCGGGGCGGGTGGCGGGATCACCCGGCGGACCGTCTGGTCCACCCGGCTCGACCGTGAACTCGCCATCACCGCCGTGCTGTTCGCTGACCGGCCCGGCCGGAGGAAGGGGACGGTCGTCCCGGCCCAGTTGCCGAACTCGCCCGCGCCGACGTCGGTGGCGGAGGGGGTCGTGGCGCGCCTGTGGGAGCTGGCCGAGGGAGTGCGTCCTGCGCGCGGATGAGATGAGGGCGGGGCGGGCGCGGGCACCGCCGTCCGGTGAACCTCCGTTCCGTTTCCTGTACATCGGCAAGACCAGAGAGAACTGACCTGTGCACACTCATGAGTTGACGAAGTCCCCGCGTTTTTCGCCGCGTTGGTACGCGGGCCTCTTCGCGGTCGCCCTCACCCTCGCGATGGCCCTGGTGAACGCCTCGCCCGCGTCCGCCGCCATCGGCACCAACCTCCTGCGGAACTGGGAGACCGGGCGACGGTGGACTTCTACAAGCACACCGACTTCGACATGGTCAGCATCCGCAACAACGCCACCGGCCGCTGTCTCTTCTGGGTCGACAACGGCCCCCGCACCGCCCCCTGTGTCTCGCCCTCCGACTGGGGCCACACCCTCAGCATCTGGCGTGCCGTGGGCTCGGGTTGGGACAACGTCCAGCTCACCGACGCGGGCGGCGGCACCTGCCTCGACAGCAACCGCAGCGGGAACGCCTATCTGATGGGCTGCAACGGGGGCGGGTTCCAGCGGTGGAAGCTGGGCTTCTGAGCCTGGGCGCTGCGGGGCGTTTCCGGGCGCGGCGGGTCGCCGTGGGGGTGATCCGCCGCGCCGAGGGGGTACCTGGGAGCGATGGGCGACATCCTCGTGGGCACCTGTTCCTGGACCGATCCGGCGCTGGTCGGCAGCGGCTGGTACCCGGTCGGGCGGCGTAGTACCGAGGGGCGGTTGAGGTATTACGCCGAACGGTTTCCGCTGGTGGAGGTCGACTCGTCGTACTACGCGCTGCCCGGGGAGCGGAACAGCCGGCTGTGGGTGGAGCGGACGCCGCCGGGGTTCGTCTTCGACGTGAAGGCGTTCTCGCTGCTCACGGGGCATCCGACCCGGCCGGGGGTGATGCCGGAGGGGCTGCCGGCCGACGCCCGGGATCCGGGGGTGCTGGACGAGGTGTGGGCCCGGTTCGCGGCGGGGGTCGGGCCGTTGCGGCGGGCGGGGCGGCTGGGGGCCGTGCTGTTCCAGTTCCCGCCGTGGCTGCGGCCCGGAGCGCGGGCGGAGGCGTTCCTCGCCGAGACGGCGCGGCGCACGGCGGGCTGGCCCGTGGCCGTCGAGTTCCGGCACCCTCGGTGGTGGTGCGCGGAGCGGGCCGAGGCCACCCGCGTACTGCTTGAGGGGTACGGGATGAGTGCCGTCGCCGTGGACATGAACCGGGCGCTCGCCTCCTCGGTCCCGCCGGTCCTGGCGGTCACCTCGCCCCGGCTGTCCGTGGTGCGGTTCCACGGGCGCAGCGCCGCCTGGGGCACCGGGACGAAGGAGGAGCGGTTCCGGTACGCCTACCGCGACGACGAACTCGCCGAGTGGATACCAGGGTTGCACGCGCTCGCCGCACGGGCCGAGCGCGTGCACGTCCTGTTCAACAACTGCTGCGGCGACCGCGCCGTGCGGGCCGCCGAAGCGATGGCCCGGCTGCTCAGGTCCGCACCGTGAGGTAGGTCCACGCGCCCCACGTGCTGAGGTTGGTGTTATCGCTCGTGGCCCTCTGGTACTGGGAGCGGACCCGGAACTTCTGGTTGACCGCCTTGGTGAGGGTCAGTTGCGTGCGCACGCTGCTGTTCGCGGCGAGGGTGAGGCAGCCGGACGTCGAGAGCGTGTGCCAGGCGCCGC encodes:
- a CDS encoding transglycosylase domain-containing protein: MSVLVLVAALCGAAAVAYRLTEIPEPHPETVVQSTVFTDAAGAYLGRRGPVDRQEVPLSQVPRYVQDAVIAAENRSFRSDTGVSPKAIGRAVWASVTGGARQGGSTITQQYVKNALLSPERSMSRKLREALIAVKLDRTRSKDQILAGYLNTVYFGRGSAGIEAAARNYFGVSTRQLTVAQGAALAAIVNIPSYYEKAGSDPRVTARLQDRWAWVLDAMEAGGAITSAQRAGAVFPAFRFYPPGTTEGQRQYMIDVAAKEAAKQLGISGDELARGGYTVRTTFDLALQDAATESVKGLKGRAGTRPHSAVVAIRPGDGAVRLLYGGADYARQPFNDAVDGAVEAGTATEPFGRVRLGAPLAELGKSAAPTPLKLASAYAAVAADGVYAAPYTVASVSRGGRTLFTARPSVRRVLAEKEAFVANATMFDWPRPGESAAGESYFTAGAGGGITRRTVWSTRLDRELAITAVLFADRPGRRKGTVVPAQLPNSPAPTSVAEGVVARLWELAEGVRPARG
- a CDS encoding RICIN domain-containing protein — its product is MDFYKHTDFDMVSIRNNATGRCLFWVDNGPRTAPCVSPSDWGHTLSIWRAVGSGWDNVQLTDAGGGTCLDSNRSGNAYLMGCNGGGFQRWKLGF
- a CDS encoding DUF72 domain-containing protein, with protein sequence MGDILVGTCSWTDPALVGSGWYPVGRRSTEGRLRYYAERFPLVEVDSSYYALPGERNSRLWVERTPPGFVFDVKAFSLLTGHPTRPGVMPEGLPADARDPGVLDEVWARFAAGVGPLRRAGRLGAVLFQFPPWLRPGARAEAFLAETARRTAGWPVAVEFRHPRWWCAERAEATRVLLEGYGMSAVAVDMNRALASSVPPVLAVTSPRLSVVRFHGRSAAWGTGTKEERFRYAYRDDELAEWIPGLHALAARAERVHVLFNNCCGDRAVRAAEAMARLLRSAP